The Lathyrus oleraceus cultivar Zhongwan6 chromosome 5, CAAS_Psat_ZW6_1.0, whole genome shotgun sequence genome includes the window tgccaaaacaggattgtagttaatcccaccacatgtaccaagaagaggtacattggagaattcgccacaagagtcaataatccgcacaccatcatacacacggttataccaagagatatcatcattagtgagagacatgagtctcgtggaccaccgtagacatcccttattctccttgaaggcgaccatctgcggtaagtgagaaataaaccacttatacaacagaggcaaacaacacacaatggcgccaccaccctttgcattcctcatatgccaagagaagtaggtatcgcccaacaaagtcggaacgggattaagagtagagaagatcctaatagctttcacatccacaaacttgtcgatgttggggaacaatatcaacccatagatgagaagtacaaatatggcttcaaaggcatcctcactcacGGCCTTaccatatatagtagcttgagcaatgaggaactcagaagggagaccttgaattcctcctttggtagtcatatgagcaccaaccagagattcatctatgtgtaacatgtcagctatctcttcagaagtaggaatactctccaagccactgaacggcaactggtctagaataggtatacccacaaggtaagcatactcctcaagtaggcaaaagctggaaatccggaaacgtgaagcaatggtacaagggatcataaaactgcaccaatacactcatcaatccttcatccacctgagtggtcagaagaggaagaagcttcccgaaacgagccttgaaacccaagggatctaatacataagatgtcaaattccttaactctttcaagtctggttgtctgaaactgtacttctttgtattccttctttgtctttccatgtctgaaaattttgcaaataaacccctttaagttccttgaaaattttcttattattttgatgatatgaatgcaaatgggtgcatgaatgcatgaatacaacaatcacactcaaggatcaagcaaagcacaccaaacaaaggtcatgggatggatcatgttatccttaatatcaaccatccattttggtggattatggtttacaccttatcaacacccaagttccattgatattaaggatacctgaacagatcaaccatgaatcaagggtttgttgtaagtcacgagcatggagttaggttaataaccacccaaaagggagtgtactaaggtttaaacctgccaaacatgttctacaagaggttcccatagtcatcatcccatcttttggatattatcggagaaacgactactcgcattccaaaaatattctcaagagagactcttatgagtgtagtatcgcgtaacaatcgtatcaaatcttacacttgaacgactttcgcactacatcctaagaataggccaagatgggcttggtaaattaaggtccttggcttctaaggtctatattggaaaagtaatgtctaaccacaacttacttgtgtgatattattgatcccaacataacctccaccaagtgaatggacttgcaagtcaacttgctaaggaataactccacacaagtcaacaagactatgccattctcctatcataagtgcacttgagttcgggtatagaactcatctcacaaagatcaccaagcatacgaggaattaatattcaaacaattcaatcattacacacaatacagtaatcccaaattgcacaaaaatatgtcacaaaaaaaatatacaatacaatacaacaaatatgaaaagtaggcaaaacccactaggatcatttccccagcagagtcgccatttttctgtagcggggtactcgttaccattagagatattgactaaatcaaaggtaaatcatacaagtcgagtcgccaccgcacttctatttatccaaaggaatggttagaaagcgaacaaaaacctaaaagttttatcgaatcaaaaactagtaaagtcagagatctgggtaagggggttggttatgcaatgggaaggtattaggcacccaaagcatcctaggtactcctagggggcccttttcacattttgttgtaaggttgttgttttttttttgtgaaaatttatttgtacaaacatgattgaagggatgagaaaagaatatacaaatttattttacattttgtgtttgaatggatgagcccattgcctacgtaccatcttaaaaaagattaggatcaaaacctcgtaatttggggtaaaaaaattcaaaataagtgagtggattgattgatccaaaaaccttaaggtcttttgttatcaaagggagaaaactcaacctaaaaccataaatccaccatgtgaggatagcttcaacatgctagtgaggggttaacactataataagcatggaagactcattgtccatcactaaggataaaggtgagtattatatctacctcaaggataactcaaacctaatagctaatggttataaaaaaaaaggtttgattaagaaggtggccattgaaaccacaaaaagtatttgaatgagttatatttaccaattaaaagtatttacaaaaatatggttaaagtggattaaaaggttcaattcaaaataagtgttatgaaaaataagtttgaaaatcaaaagcataaggcttaggtttctaatgttgaaaacaaaagttattgtttgcacaaaaagttttggcttgggttagaatggggagaaaaaaaagggttaaattcctaaacatacaagagataagggaaaagaaaataaaaccacattgggatttcccctcttgagatcatattgatgatccaagtagctcccatcctttggaataagcagtcacaaacaaatatctcaagccattaagcacaggtaatcggaataaacctccaggtggtatcccacaaataaagtggaacaccaggccatctctgcaagagtcatgtgagccctcacaaaaaaactcaacaaacaggttagagaaacaagatagggtaatcaagagttgccccgaaatcaaaatgtaaccacatgaatcatgctattaaaattcacaaaaaagctcacaaaaagcaaccaaggacAGGAGgtctaaacctcttgtcaaacacatacattaaaagggtatcaaaaaatttcaggttgaaagtataaagtagtggaaatagggcatacctgattggggaggatcgattgaaattgagttgcacccgtgaggtttgcagagcaatctgagggtttatatgagagggaattggttctttgctgatgagttcccttcagcctctggaggttgctctgaactctgttagctcttctctcactttctttttcctgccagggtaataggaatgacattttttgtttcactgaaactctgaatttataacctggtttttgtggacttgtgggctcaaatgagagaggcccaagtccaatttttttttgttatattttatttcactacgccaaaaatgacttttaacagcgcatcttagacagcgcttttaaaagaaagcgctgtctaaggttaaaattaaaataaaacacggaaaatgttccaaaaaaataatgaaagcgctgtctaagggggggtcttagacagcgctttctaaaagcgttgtctaagacccccccttagacagcgcttttagaaagcgcttttaaatatagaccttagtcagcgcttttgataaagcgctgtctaaagtctttaaattaaaaaaaaaaataaaaccaaaaacgctgtctaagggggggtttagaaagcgcttttggaaagcgctgtctaaggcataccttagaaagcgctttcccAAAAGCGCTTTTGTTAAAGTCATTAATGCTATCTCAATCAAAATCCAATATCCATTCCAAGTATGTCGGTTGAAGGCACATGTTAGAGTGGAAACAACGCGTAATGAAATTACAATAccatcctcttcttcttcttcttttctgAAACTCTGTTCCCATCAAACATTTCAAATCCATAAAATACCCAAATCAATTTCATGGCATAAAACCTAGAATCGATAAACAAAAACACTACCTTTAAGAAAATTAATATTTATAGAAAATCTCAAACCTGGCAAATCTTGGAGGGTTGAGGGCTCGTTCTTCGTTGAAGCAACCTTCCCTTGATTTGAACGACGACCACGAGGACTGTAGACCTTGGCGTCGTAGAATCACCATGGTTTTTTCCTGGGCTTCTGCCTTCAGGATCACacttcttcttctccttcttgCTGCTGTTATTGCGGCGTGTTTCACTCTTCCTATTGAGAAGGTTTCTTTTTTCTTACACCCTGTCTTCGATTTCGCTTCTGGGTCTTTTCAGTTTTGTAGGTTCAATTGTTCTATCTTATTATTGATTTTGAGGCTTG containing:
- the LOC127087601 gene encoding uncharacterized protein LOC127087601 isoform X1, coding for MVILRRQGLQSSWSSFKSREGCFNEERALNPPRFARVSEKKKKKRMEKESERRANRVQSNLQRLKGTHQQRTNSLSYKPSDCSANLTGATQFQSILPNQVTSSELSRS